attgtactgCAAAATAACATATGCtataataacattcatttatatttacTTAATTGTTTGATCTCTTTCCATTCATCTGCAAACTGTACCTATAGTCCATATTGAGACTGAACTCTATCTCTATCGCCAGCTGATACCAGAAGTAGGCAGAGTTAATTTAAACATGCCAATAAACTGCTGTCTCCAAAAATCATAGAGTATGACATTTATCACCATATTTATCATGAATCAGACCAAAAAATCTGTTGCAGCTATTAATTACCAGGATGGTCTGGAAACACTGTCTATTTATATTCATAACTCCCATTGTGTAAACTGTTTAAATGACCATGGACAGTGGGTGCCTAATAAAAAGATGAGAAGcacttacttttattttagcaATCTGCCCAACCACCGAACCGACAGCTCCAGCGGCAGCATTAACCAACAAGATGTCTCCATCTTTTACCTGGCACACTTCCATGAGGCCGTAGTAAGCCGTTAACCtgcacaaagaaaagaacatcacTGCATTACTGTTAGGATTACTTGTATTACCTGCAAGGTATTGGAAGGATCACTTGAAAATGTCTCAAAGTGTATAAAGTGTTGTACGTTGTATGTAAGCTGCCACTTCAATAGGCAATGGACAAGGTTAATCACATATGGTCTAAAATTTCTGATCATTTGAAAGACATTCAGTACACCTGAATATCATTTTACAGACAGTTCTACCTAAAATCTCTGATCAGGGATggttatactaaaataaatagtaaaagaaacataaattcaatgacaaaccacCCTTGGTTTATCTATTAATATCTCAATCCAGTTGTGGACCAATTAGAAAGTTTGACCCACCTCATTTCAGCAGTATATGGCAAATAGTGTAGGACCTCCCAACATAATACATTCTGGCATATAAGTATTTATGAAACAGAGAGAAACCTTATGGAGCTGTCTAGAGGCAAAAACCACAAACTTTATAACtttaattaacatattattattattattattaattcaaggATGTTATACTTAAGTGAGAGGGAGAGACTGGGGCAGGCATATAATGTTACTGCTCAACTCAGGTATGGCAACTGGCATCAAACACACATTTTGCATGGCAACGTAGTGTACTTTACCCTGGCATGCCAATGGTTCCAAGCCCCAATGACTTGGGGATGCTTTCTGGCCAGTCTTTGAGAAGAAGCTGCAGATCTTTTCCATCAGAGATTGAGTGAGTTCTCCAACCTGTACTGGCAACCACATGGCAACCAACAGGGAAACGGGGGTTTTTACTTTCAACAATCCTGGAATAAAAAAGTAATGTTACAGTACAATGAGCAGTTACTCCTTCCTGTTACACCCATTATAAACAttcaccacagtatttttgcacttttaccagTTTCCCATGCAATGTACCATACTGTGCCCTAGTTTgccttgcttttactatgggaaacttttaaaagggcCCCTACATTAAATATCAAATGCTACTGTGTACCGATAATGATGTAGATCCTGCACACAGCACGGTCTTGGTACCAGCATTAATACGTATTACAATACCAATTTAAAGAATGGTCTGTTTTCATAATGAACTTTCAGGTTGAAGCAATGTATGCCCTACAGCTTAAAAGGTCaaatattgcaattttaaataaGGTGTAATACTGTTTGCacaatacatacatgtatatagcTGGAAAGTGTAGGAAACTAAAATGACTTTTAGAATGCAACACACTGCTTGTAGCTTTTACACTGCTTTCTCTTGTATAGATGAAAGATTTTTccattttccttttgtttcaaTTGTGcctttattcatttaaattctaaaataagATTGTCTTCATTAGTTTATAGtgagttttatactgttaaaaatctttatttctTGCTTTGCCCTCAAATCAAAAGGGGAGCGGCCAACTCCAGACAAACACTGTATAGCTCCTGAAATATTCTGTTATCGAAAGAAAAATATGGAAGAGCAAACATTGTGATTAAACTTCTTAATACGTGTCTATTGTGAGCATTTCTCTTCATGTTAGTCTGTGACTGAATAAAGCCACAGTAGAAATAAGGTTGAATTCCCCTTTATAGTAAGCAATTAGTAACAGTATGAAAGTCTAGTTTGTTATTTGAAATCACATCACCCATCATTCTGAATATGTTTGAATCTCCAACTGCAATTAATGAGTAGCTACAAAGcaattgacaaaaataaaaatgtaaaaacaaacacttcacatgTCCACAGCGTTAGCTGTAAATGTACTCAATGATCTATTACTCCAGAGAAAGGGTTCCCTATTTACCTAGCAATTTGAGCTCCAATCATCACGTCGCCTTCCTTCATAAGGACTACGCTGTACggcctgaaaaataaaacacccaaTTTGATTATTTCCCTAGAAAGCAGTTTATTGCCATTAAGCTCAGCATGGGACACTTCTGAACTCCAACATTGAGGAGCTACACGTAGAGGtagctgtatgtactgtatgtcacacttaaatTTGTATTTCAATCTGACTGCTTTTCCAACTGGGATAAAGTTTTGTTTAGGAACATCATAATCTGTCTGTTAATATTGTCTGAGGATGCACGTCAATAACATACTTTTTATATACTTAACTTCTGTTTCCCCCACCTCTAGATATATCACGTTGGACGCAAATACTAAATTCACAAATCAAAGTgcaacagtatttatatataaaatgtaagtcTAATGTACAGACGGTTGGACAGGTGtctccatatacccccagatcctcaatgcaaaatgaaaatgtaatcataatttcatataaattatataaaactatAGGTTTTCTTGGAAGGAGTTATTAGTGTCATGTTGGAAAGCACATATCAACAAGGACTGAATTAGGTGGGAAAGCACTTTTAAACCTACATGTTTTTTCAAGATTCTTACCTCATGTATGGATCAACACTGAGAAAAACAGCCTCAAGCAGGACCTCTGCAATAATATAAAAAGAGgcaacatattacattttaaacatattcacAGACATACTAGCCTTCAACAGGTAACCGGGCAGGTTTTGAAACAGGTATTCCAATTACTGGTTTCTGAGATATACAGTAGTTATTATTACCCAAACAAATTAAGTGATTGGACCAACCTTAGTCTATACTGTATTGTCATTTTAAGCAACCAAATTAATAAATCTAGTGCTACCCAGCCTGAATTCATACTAAGCCATTCAACAAGGCATACACTATCAGAAAACATAAGGATTCAGTACCTCCATCTTTTATTTTTGGAagtttttcttctttcatttcaaAATCGCTGAATTTCGGGAAACCCACAAAGTGCTTGCGCAATGTCCAGGTCTTTGCATTCACCATATTGGTAGTTTTGTGTTAAACctggaaaaaaagcaaacaaacaaacaaacaaacaaaaaactgttaacacggaatgcccaattgctttttgtttgttgtcaATTTGAGTAACAGGGAAAGGATTGGAAACTTTAAgtacatataaaaaagaaatacatattccGAActggttatatttaaaaaaaaaacaacaaaaacacacactatatatatatatagtatcagtcGAAAggttgagtacacctgcttgaaaccaggtttttcatgattatctatgcttttaactgtataaacttgtctataaacacttaatatttaattatatgatacgtgtacttatatacacagctgataatcataagtgaattgcattcaaaaatttaatttttaaatgaaaatgtaaatcttgtcaatttcaatttcaatggtcacccaaagcaagaggaagaccaagtcagttaaaagtctgaaatgtgtataacacggtgttagaacactggcctaagtataaaagtgtctttggtagatgttctttgagttaactagcatgttatctaattaaccttttatcaccaattattgttaacaggtgagggtccatgattactataaatataggtagcataggcacaagtttgtcattcctgaatgtaagtgagcagaaaatggcaaaatatgctcagttaagcaaagaaaaaagacagtctgtaattactttaagaaatgaaggtcaatctttaagacaaatcgcaagaactttgcaagtgtctgtaacttctgcactcatgaggaccgaacaaggtcaggcagtgacctcagaatcagagaacaagttcattcaagtcacaagtctgcgaaaccgacgattaactgcccctgaaatacaagctcaactaaatgctactagaagtacagctgtttcaacatcaactgttcagaggaaattgcgtgaagctggcctaactggaaaaaTTGCTGCAAAGGAAccagagtgcagaataagaggaagagacttgcctgggccaaaaaatacagaaactggacgtttgaggagtggaatacggtcttatggaccgatgagtcaaaatttgaaatatttgggtccaaccgccgagtatttgtaaaacgcagagagggtgagcgcatgagtggttcccactgtcaagcacggaggaggcagtgtcatggtctggggttgctttgctggtgacagagttggtgatctttaccaagtccatggcaagctcaaccagcatggctatcatagcatacttcagaggcatgccattccatcacgattatggctagttggacagtccttcattcttcagcaagataatgacccgaaacacacctcaaagttgtgcaagaactatctggtgaagaaggaaagtgaaggaaaactcaatctaatgacctggcctgcccagtctctagACATATCACctatcaccttcaaaatcacacatcaagttaagtggcttccacctgtgttaaattgtagtgattaacatgatttcaggataaattcagcagtttctgtaggttccctctgctgggtaagtgcatttcaaaagcaatgactcaaccatgagtaccaaggcactttcaaaagaaccaccaagaccctgcctggatcaggccgtccgtccaaactggatgaccgaacaagaaggagactgatcagagaggctaccaagaggccaatggcaactttgcaagagctacaggattttatggccaagactggtcaaagtgtgcatgtgaaaacaatatcccaagcacttcacaaatctggcctgtatggtagtgtggcaagcaggaagccattactcaagaaatcaCACCTTGattcccgtttgaagtatgcaaaaaaacactcaggagattctgtagccatgtgataaaaagttttgtggtttgacgaaactaaaatgaaactttttagcctaaatgcaaagtgttatgtttggcacaaacaacacaacgcatcacccaaagaacaccatccctactgtgaagcatgatggtggcagcatcatgttatggggatgtttctcaacggcagggactggagcacttgtcaggacaggagggaaaatgaatggagcaaagtacagagaagtccttgttGCCAAAGGTTTTCCCGCACCCTACAGAATTTCCcgcaccctacagaattaatcAATGATGCTTCAAAAAGTCCagtgaaacctgatgaataatgttacgttccatatacttaatgaataactgacaaaaaaactgaaaacatgaaatattgtactgctattattaatgtctcaatcctaaaattctaggtgatgcaaaacttttggccatagctgtagattttaTTGACATATGATATGTGTTATCAAGTTTTAATTACGTGCCCAGTCCCAAAGAGATGAGCTTTGTTGACCACGTAAATACCACCATGTCGTGCGCTAGCTCATAAAATTCACTCGGAAAGTATTTCAATTGCATTTGTGTGCATCATTTACACATGAGTTTTAGCGCATTAAAAATCTTGAATTGAAACATAGCTAATGACCTTGCTATACATGTTCTGTATAATTTGCCTCAGAGACAAATATGTTGATTGGAATTTTCATTGGGTGGATGGAGGTTTGCACACTGCAGCAAGGGCGGTGGCAGGTAAATCAAAGACAAGTGCAAAACTCCAACTAAAGCGTTATTGAAGAagccaaaataatacaaatgcaagtATACAGCAGGGCAGCTCGAAAGAGGGCTCTTATAGTTCTGGGGTCTCCAATCCTAAACCAATAGTAACGTCCCCTCAGCACAAACCCCCCAAATCAACCATTCAGAGCACAAACAAACTGTAGCATTTTATGACATTCATGCAAAATAAGCATTGAAAAAGAACACTTACAATTTGGTCAGTCCCACCCCCCCTCAGCACAGTCCCAAACCCCTACATGTTTTGCAGCAGTCTCTCAATTCATAGCCCCTCTCTGATACtatactttttaaaaggtaatttaTGTAGAGTGTGGCTATGTACCTCTTTTAGGAAAATGTAACTACATAATGtcagaacaattaaacatattaTCATTATCTTTGCttttaaaggtttgtttatttcaactgtttttttttcctttattgcaaacaaaactcagtatcacattacaaaaaaaaaaaaaaaaaaaagtgtcaatgcTGTATTTTAATCTAAAAAGCAACAGGTATTTGATACCCTAAAACGTGTTCCGTTAAACACATGCcttgtgtttattatgtttattagaACCGTTAATTCGACCTGACCGTTTTGGGATCCTGCTTAATAGCACGTGACCCCACGgcttgagttgtttttttttttttttttttttttttacaaactgtcaCAACCCTGCTGTGCAGTTGCAAAACACAAGCACTCgcagctaaaaataataataataataataataataataataataataataataataataatattaacaaacattgttaCTAAAACTTGGTGTAGCGCACAGGTAACTAGTTCAAaacctacattttattttattttcctggaacattttgtttcattatgcAGCTACCTTAGAAACAACTTGATTTGTGTTGCTTGAACTTGTCGGAATACTGTtctaatattacattaaatatgaTAATACTgcgactttaaaaaaaaaaaaaacataacattagcTGTATGCGCCTCGCTAGAACATCATcagagatgtacagtatatataatagtTTAAGCCATATTTTGACTTTTGTGTTTGCAACTTTGCTGcttatatttttaacatgtatataCTTAAAAGATTGCTTACCTGATGTCTAATGCAACTCTCCTGGTAACGTCTAAGTGGAATGTGTTGACTTCAAACGAGTTTCTCCTTTTTATCTCCTGCAGCAGCCAGCGCTGTGGGGAATTTAGTCAACTCTTATTGGCCAAACTAGTACTAATAAACGTTCACCTAGTGCACTGACACAGTGACTTGTTAATAATTGAAATGCAAACACTGTAcagattaaatttaaaaaaaaaaaaaaaaaaaaaactgtaactgcACCTCATGATAACAGTATCCAAGCGGTAACACCTGGCAATGGTTTCCTTGACAGCTTATTTCTTAACATTAACATGCCCATggcactgcatttaggaacaaTGGATTTATCAGCTTCAAAAAGTTCGTATTTTCGACGGAGTGAATTTGCAGTATGAAATGTCCATATTAGTTCATGGGATGGTACGCAGCCCGGGAGGGAAGTGGGgacgtgacacacacacacacacatatatatatttctgcaaaTGGGCAACAATTAGGCTCCTCCTGgcaatattctttatttccttggacaggtttgttgtttttagttaGCTACACGATTAGAATACAGAGCTCAATGAAACTTGCTCAAAGTACCCAGTGATAACGATCTCTCCCCCTCGTACCAAGACACCACCAAACTCCCCATAGTTCAGCAACCACGTCACACACACAGTTCCAACTATTCATTTTTCTGTATTGATTCTCCActgataacattaataaaataatctgaacagtgcacCGTTAAGAATTTTgtatgcttgaatcagatcaccgcgtagtcttctttgttcaagactgaatagattcaattctttaagcctgtctgcatatgacatgccttttaaacccggaataattttagtcactcttctttgcactctttctagagcagcaatatcccttttgtagtgaggtgaccagaacaacacaatattctagatgaggtcttgctaatgcattgtatagttttaacattacttcccttgatttaaattcaacacttttcactatatatccgagcatcttgttggccttttttatagtttccccacattgtctaaatgaagacatttctgagtcatcataaactcctaagtctttttcataaattcctatTTCAGTATCCcccacatgatatttataatgcacattgttattgcctgcatgcagtaccttacacttttctctattaaatgtaatttgccatgtgtctgcccagttctgaatgctgtctagatcattctgaatgaccttagCTGCTGCAACAGTGTATGCCACTTTTGtgctgtctgcaaatttaacaagttagCTTACTATACCGGAATCTAAGTCATttgtgtagattaggaatagcagaggacctaatattgattcttgtggtacaccattggttaccacactccattctgaggtttttcctctaatcagtactttctgttttctacatgttaaccactccctaatctatgtgcattcatttccttgaatccctacttcATTCAgtctgagaattaatcttttatgtgggactttgtcaaaagctttctggaaagctaaataaaccctgtcatatgctttgcagttatgcattgtcgatgttgcatcctcaaaaaaatcaagcaggttagttagacatgatctctctttcctaaaaccatgctgactgtctctgaggttactgttaccatataggtaattttccattttggatcttattatagtttatgttatatatttgtgcacagcatGCACAAAATAGTTACACTGTAGATTAACACATATAAGGCTGCATGTTAGCTGCACTATAAAAGGGAAGGCACCTGTGCACTTCTgggttcttggggttctgtgttctgaggtctgtgatctgtgtgtaactgcctgaataaataacatttggttttgtacagttctccttgtctggACTCACTTATTTCTGGACCCAAAATACATAACGAATTGGTGACAAGGATGGGATCTCGCTAAAAAGGATTCAGCACagttcacgaggcgtgagctgggggtagagatagggcagaagaagcagaagggagcgattagtaggacagagtgccggctagaaaggacctgacctaggatagaagagcaggcgaggcccactctagtagcagaccagcgaagctgtacatggaagctaggacagaaagtggtcactgactgaaggcggtgatgccgacacgagcccaggggcgaaggacccagcaaccaaagacaggatacagaaagtgatcactgactgagggcggcgatgccgacacgaacTCAGGGCcaacggacctagcaaccgaagacaggaaacagaagtggtcactgattgagggcggcgatgccgacacgagctcagggccgaaggcctagcaaccgaaaacatatatgagggttatgactcgtggagccgcccttcagaggaagatggtcccggaagactgggacacgaaaggagatagagagggagaggtacccagcatctgagacttctttaaaggggcgctcgttagacccccaattggccgagacttcacgctgcctgggacctgagataagaaaaaggcacagaggttagtatgggactcgagcatgagtagccatgtCCCAAACtgagagtatagaacagccttgagtgaggcaagataagctcAGGATCtgtgaaagaacagagtgtggccgggggtccgctctgactcacacggtgagaacccccctgaaggtcaagggttagctgaagcctgccctgaggtcgggaaagtgagatcacttgccccccaaaaggatgaaCCCCCGGCACTTcaccaaatcacccacaccgtgagacaaacaaaagacaacatGCCAgcacataacataaacaaaagactagaaggacaaacgggacaaacaggagaatggttagtaaatttagtaggatatgactatgtgtatacctgctgctcagtggagaggaaaaaaccccttgaagctaattaggggaaaacctctattggctccggcagacaggtagcccccatttcaggcatactagcaattttggaatgggctgcaactatgtcagagggagatgaatgaacataagaatccactgcagaacaggaccagcgccccatggtcttgatcaggatctgattgatgctggcccttgcagcggaggtggctgcactgatacagaaggaatggggtaaatagctgaggagggaggcctgtcctggagaggaaggtggagaggtgggttgagaaccagagacaagtgacgatggatctggaagaattgatgaatagagggtccagGAGGGGAGGCAGagtttcctgcatgagagataccttgacattgctgaaagggcagagagcagacttggtccttgaaagctgaatgaattgaccgcaccggagttggtctgtctttgaagtgcgcagccgaataagaaaataggagttggaaatagaagagaggtcacataaacgaatatccaccgaggggaagcaagaagctgagggaactgtgaattcagagcttctgagaaagccgctgtgaggcagatggtctccatgagtagatcctcgtagggggagaagcagcctttccaaagagtagagatgattctagcatttttagaaggagcagcaactatatcagggaaggatgaatgaatgtaggaatccactgcagaggaggaccagttcccccacattcgtgatcaggctgggggggaaaggggagagtcgagggggggggaggcctgctctggaggagagggtggagaggagggaggcctgcgaggaggcgagggcgaacaaacatgaatcggctactggggaagcacggctcctttgcgccccatgttctagtaatgagggcaaagatgagatgccgcctttctatgtgttagttaatacaggatcgatcagaggtttgctactatcatgtctgcttgaaatggaaaaggtaaactcacattcagagatttgggtttcgcaacaccagttattctcttaatagtggaaatccttaactcataatcaagacagatttccagtctcgtaccacatctcaaaccaagtattaatgctgtaacatttgggaggaataggattgctgaagaagtgacccgtattttgattagatggagattagcgttagccttgattgtgggaatactgccacgatctgcgtattggaggaaggctggagcattgttggctctggagaagtgcagctgcagacttcaacagtaaactagagcgactttgcaGCTGCGGTAGTGAACacatctgaagagggagtggagatatGCTGTAGTGAGgtgcaattaacagtagagggcgtgatctgctgaacagagcagaggtctgaggaagaaaacaatggagtgctgtcagtagtgtgcagaggcccagctgtgagaatagagatttgctgaagcagagatctggaatagagacggaggactaccatcggtagagtgtggtggtctgctgcagagagtagggatctgctgaatacagtagatattggtcttttgGTGTTAAGGCCGATTTaaatggagccagagatggggctgcttttgggcagcgatgaagattgcagagatctgagacagctgcagaaccagagaggatgaagaatatgttgctccgaggtgtctgcaaaacctattgattggttggaagcagtttattgtctattgggagtaggaagacattgactgaaacattgataagttgtaggacatggttccatgactgactagcggctcgcgttgatgaagtggtgacttttgatgaagctggtcggactggaggagcagcgccagatgagaaaacacgaatctgggaacaggaataagtcacaggaatggatgcgtgatgcaggaaagcagggcgttactatgatggtagatactgagcatctcaaacagctgagtaaggttgcttcatgaccaggtccttgaagaggggaactgttgaaattggaaaatgtcagttgctacaaaaggttgaggaggaggtctcctgtaaatccctcagaatgacaacaaactgcggggatgtgtagaaaagctgtagcgtgtgagcttcacagtgatagcaaaccagcttagtgactgtataaaatttgtggtgttacactgccatctagcggttatgattagaattaaccattggcttgagtgaagctgGGTAGAAtacttggttattgtgattaaaatccttgtcggtgtagaacaacaattgcttactcttttagattttaatatctttgttacatgttttaggacagtcagtcatgtatatgaatacgttaacgcagtatttagatgtcacaattcggcaagttgaacgagccctcgcaggttgtaaaagcccagcagcaagcaagccagaaaattgcagtactgaggtacggagctcgcagtgcagattaagctgcctggtcaccatggttacttaccactccccgcagtcacgcaatgagggcgttgccgtggtagccatgaACTGAGAAGcactggtggaaaagttgcaaaacagcagtgttgttgtgACGAGTCGAAAGCACAAACCGCCACACGGAGAAATGGAGCACGAAACTAAATGGACggtccctaaaacgttgaacgtagccaatagaagttcagggcaggatcctgtgaaggaacggtaattttgctggctctgggagcggaggaggggcgcttgattgcaagcgaagaataaaggaatgttcagctgacagatctttatggtagattaaatagaggagcaatggcaaggcaaacgctgacaacgggaatgtcgatgtcttgttgaaggagctttagagattttagtggagggccagtttgtctaatgaagacgTGGATGAGATGAGAAATGGAGCTGcggtttgaacggtgctgttgctgggctggaggctggaaagagcaggaaagactaacgctggagctcctgcagccgaatggagaagctgaatgatgagaaacagcacTGGAGCAGGTacgaaaatatttgataatatcttgggagcgctgcatagagaattgacctccagtgaaaggcaacgaagtatAGATTAGCGGAGAAACACGAAAAGATGGCATCtgagcgtgtgctacaaaaaagaaacactagacagcaaaAGTGcgagtgatcagggcttaaatagtaaataggaactaactgacaggaaattggaaacccccttgctgcacgcctcctgaactacacaagctaacatttaaaaaataagaaaagagcaGAAGGATGGCTGCTATTGGAAGAGCCGAGGATTTCCTTGTTCGACGAAAATGAAGAAAGTTTTGAAGCGTACCTGGATAGGCTTGAGCAGTACTTCCGTGCTAAT
The sequence above is a segment of the Polyodon spathula isolate WHYD16114869_AA chromosome 2, ASM1765450v1, whole genome shotgun sequence genome. Coding sequences within it:
- the LOC121327919 gene encoding prostaglandin reductase 1-like, which encodes MVNAKTWTLRKHFVGFPKFSDFEMKEEKLPKIKDGEVLLEAVFLSVDPYMRPYSVVLMKEGDVMIGAQIARIVESKNPRFPVGCHVVASTGWRTHSISDGKDLQLLLKDWPESIPKSLGLGTIGMPGLTAYYGLMEVCQVKDGDILLVNAAAGAVGSVVGQIAKIKGLKVVGCAGSDKKVAYLKKLGFDEVFNYKTVSSLEEALKKCSAEGYDCYFDNVGGQFSSVALEQMRMFGRIAVCGGISLYNDTTKQTGPYVQTVMNFKQLRMEGFVVNRWKHKDEETLKQLMAWVKEGKLKYEEHITKGFENMPAAFMGMLKGENTGKAIIAV